DNA sequence from the Bacillus pumilus genome:
TCATGAGACGGATCGAATCGGACTTGTTTCAACCGCCTCGACTACGTTCAACCCTCCCTATGTAGTGGCGAGACAGCTTCAGTCCTTGCATTGGATCAGCAATGGGCGTGCCGGCTGGAATATTGTCACTTCGATCGACGGAGCCGAAAATTTTAGCCATTCACCCATGCCAACCTCAGAAGAACGATATAAGAAGGCGATGGAATTTACGGATGTTGTACGCAAGCTTTGGGAGAGCTATCCAAATGAGGCGCTGCTCATCAATCGGACGACAGGACAGTTTACTGACAGGGAGAGAATTTCTTCTATTCAACATGAGGGGCATTTCTTTCATATTAAGGGTCCGCTCAATGTGCCGGCCCATCCGTCAGGAACCATTCCTTTGTTTCAGGCAGGTGCTTCGGAAATGGGGCGGGATTTTGCCGCTTCAACCGCAGATGCGATGTTTGCAGCAACCCCAGATATTGCCTCAGGCATTGAATTACGGAAAGACATGAGGAGAAGAGCATGCAAGCATGGCCGCCAGGCGGATGATATCCGTGTACTGCCTGGCTTGTACTTTTTTTTAGGAAAAACACGTGACGAGGCACATGAAATGTATCGAGAGGCGCATTCCCATCTAAGCACTGCACAAGGTTATGCAGCGATTCAATCGATTCTAGGTCTCGATATTCGTCACCTCCCCTTAGATCAACCCGTTCCTACCGATATGCTGCAAGGAATTGATGAGCAGGTACGCAGTCAAACCCATGCTGATTTGCTGCGCAGGTTGATTGTACAAACGCAGCCTACCGTAAGAGAACTACTCTCTAGGCCTGAGGTCATTGAGTCTGCACACTGGGTGATCGTGGGAACAGCTCATGATGCACAGGGAGAAATAACCAGATGGTTTGAAACGGGTGCTTTAGACGGATTCATTGCTCTTCCGGGCTCAGTACAATCACTAGAATTATTTTTTGACGAATTGGTCCCCTTACTCGTCCAACATGGCTTGTTTAGGAGTGAATATACAGGGTCCACCTTGCGTGAGCATCTGGGGATGAAATAAAGCACGACCACAATAGACAGTTTGAGAGGAGTTTTAGAAAGATGAATAAAAAATTAATGATCATCGGCTTCATTTCCTTATTGATGCTGATCATGGTGGCATGCGGAGGAGGAGACAAGCCTAAGCAATCAACTACAGTCTCCGGAAGCAAAAATGCCGGAATTGAAGATTCAGGAGATACTGCTACGAAAACAATAGAGTATCTTGGGAAAAAGTATACCCTCCCGAAAAAAACCGAAAAAATCGTCATTACTGGGGCGATGGAAGCAATGGAAGATGCCGTTGTACTTGATGTTCATCCAGCAGGGGCAATATCAGTAGGAGGGAAATTCCCGAAAATATTTGCTTCAATCACAAGCGATTCCGAATCAATCGGTGAAAAACAGCAGCCGAATTTTGAGAAAATATTAAAATTGAAACCTGACGTTATTTTAGGCTCCTCTAAATTTCAACAAGTCGTATTAAACAAGTTAGAGAAAATTGCTCCGACCATTCCAATATCCCATATCGCGACAAATTGGGAGGCTAATTTAGAGCTAATGGCCGATTTAACAGGGAAACAGAAGAAAGCAAACAAAATCCTCACTCAATACAAAACAGATGTCAAAGACGCAAAAGCATCGTTAAAGGAGAAGCTCAAGGATAAAAAAGTAGCCATCATTCGAATTCGGGGAGCACAAGCCTTCGTATATCCAGAAGATGTGTATTTTAATCCTGTCTTGTATAAAGAATTGGATCTCACAGTTCCTCAACCGGTTAGCTTAGCAAAAACGCAAGAAGCAATCTCTGTCGAGCAGCTAGGGGAAATGAATCCGGATTATTTATTTGTACAATTTTCTACGGATGAAAATCAAGAGGCACAACAAGCATTTGATGACATGAAAAAGAATCCTGTTATTCAAAACATGACGGCCTTTAAAAAGGATCAGGTTTATATCAATGTGGTTCACCCACTCCTTGAAGGAGGACCTGCTTATAGCCGCATCCAATTTTTAGAAGCCTTGCAGCAGCAATTAGAAAATAAATGAGACTGCTGAAATCATGTGGCTGTTCCAAAACGATGCCCCATCGTCATTTTAAAAAATAAATGAAGCAAAAGAAGCGAGGCGAAGTGTACGATGCAGGACATGGAAGTATATGATGTAACGATTATTGGCGGAGGACCTGCTGGATTGTTTTCCGCTTTTTATAGCGGATTGCGTGAAATGAAAACGAAGCTGATTGAATTCCAGCCATTCCTTGGAGGGAAGGTTCATGTTTATCCGGAAAAGATGATCTGGGATATAGGAGGACTAACACCTGTTCCAGGCTCGCAGCTAATTGATCAAATTGTTGCTCAAGGACTGACGTTTGAACCAAAGGTCGTACTCGGAGAAAAGGTTACCTCTCTTTCTCAAGACGAAAGAGGTCACTTTGTTCTCCACACCGCGTCAAATCAAAAACATTACTCCAAAACCGTCATTTTAGCTGTTGGAGGAGGTATCCTCAAGCCGATTAAATTGGATATTGAGGGTGCAGAACGATTCGAGGTTCAAAATTTGCATTATACGGTCAAATCCCTTGCACGCTTTAAAGATAAAACCGTGTTGATCTCAGGAGGTGGTAATTCAGCCATTGACTGGGCGAATGAGCTGGAGCCGATTGCCAAGCAAGTGTATTTGACCTATCGGAAAGAAGCCTTAAAAGGACACGAAGCCCAAATATCGCACCTTAAAAACAGCTCTGTCCAATTCCTGCTTCATACATCGATTGAAAAGCTCATCGCAGCAGACGATCATGAGCGGATTAAAACGGTTGTCCTCAAAAATAATCAGGACGATGCCTTATTTGATCTAGCCATAGATGAAGTCATTATCAATCATGGATACGAGCGAGACAAAGAATTACTTGCGAATAGTACCATTAAACTAGAGCAGAAGGATTACTGGATTGCAGGAACTCCACTGAGTGAGACGTCAGTCCGAGGCATTTACGCTGCAGGCGATATTTTGCATCATGAAGGAAAATTGCATTTGATTGCTGGCGCTTTCCAGGATGCTGCGAATGCGGTAAACCAAGCCAAGCAATATGTAATGCCTGATGCAAGCGCTCGTGGAATGGTTTCTTCGCATAATGACATATTTATTCAAAAAAACAAAGAGCTGATGAAGCATTTGTATACGAAATAAAGCGTTCATTGAACAAGCAAGACTTGTAATCCCTTCTGCGCTTACAGAAGGAAAACGTTTAGCACTCTTCTCATTCGAAGAGTGCTTTTTCTTATTTAGAACGAAATACGTTTGCACTTCGTTCATATTCAACATCCGCTTCACCGAGCCGATGATTCACGATTCGGGCGGCTGCAAATAAATAGTCAGAGAGCCGGTTTACATATGTGAGCGCAACTGCTGGAATCTCCTCCTGCTTCGCAAGCGTCACCATATGCCGCTCTGCTCTTCTGACGACTGTCCGCGCCACATGTAAGAGAGCTGCGCCTTCCTGGCCGCCCGGTAAAATAAACTTCGTGAGAGGCGCGGCTTCTTCTACATAGTCATCCATTCTTTGCTCAAGGACTGCTACAGACGCTTCAGTTAATTTACCTTCTTTCGGTGGTTTGACTACTGCCAAATCACCGCCGCAGTCAAACAGCTCGTGCTGTATCACAATCAGCTCTGACAAAATGTCTTGAAACAATTCGCCATGCTGACGTAAATGTGCATGTGCGAGTCCAATGAAGCTATTCGCCTCATCTAACATGCCGTACGCCTCTACTCTCACATCATCCTTATCGGCTCTCCCGCCGATCAAGCCTGTTTGACCTTGATCCCCTGTTTTTGTATAAAGTTTCATTGGTGTTCCTCCTTTTCTTTTGCTTTGTCCTTTTAGTATAACCTGAAGTGAAAAGGATGTATTTGTTTAACTAAAGTACTGTGATCGCATCATAAACAAAAAGCGAACCATTTGGTTCACTTTTAAATGGCATTCAATGAATAAAGAAGAAGGTGCACTTTCTGCTTTAATCTTTCATGTAAATGCTCATCACCTTCTGTTTCCTGCATACCCGCAGCAGCGATACAAAGATGATGAATGGACATCCTCGTCTCCTGTTTTATCATGTGGACAAGCTGCCCCATAAGCTGAACAGACGATCCGTCTGATATAGACTCTTTCAATACAAGCCAAATGGTCAGCTCTTCTTGATGACGCATACCGTAAAGCACCATGTCGTCGTCTGTGTCTTCAGCAGCAAATTGTTTTGGTCCACTCGTTAGGTTATAAAACAATAGTCCCTCACGATCATCCAACTCGTCACGAAGCATGTCACTTCCCGTTCCGAGAGACCTTTTCCAAAAGAAGCCGCCCTTTTTCTGATGTGAGGAAAGGATGCGGAGCGGCTGTTTGAGGGAAAACGTCATTCCTTCTCCTCCATACGTTTTCCACCCATCCGCTAACTTTGCATTTGATGCTACAGAAGCCCCCGCAGGTTCAATGATCAGCTGAGGATTTGCCCTTCGCGGGTGTTGGAGCGGTGTTACATCTGTTTCATACACACGGTTGATTCGCTCAGGCGTCAAGACGTGATGCGGCAGCCCTACTATTTCCGTCTTTCCTTCACCAAGCAGCAGCAGCCGATCACAATACAAACTGGCGATGTTCACATCATGAAACACACCGATCACCGTTAGCCTAGAGGAAGTGGTCTCTTCTTTAATTAAATCAAGCAAATCCTTTTGATAGGCCAAATCAAGAAAACTGGTTGGTTCATCCAGCAATAAATATTCAGGCTGCTGGGCTAATGCCTGTGCCAAGTACACACGCTGCTGTTCTCCCCCGCTTAGCTCATGAATAGATTGATTCTTAAACTGTGCAACATCCGTTTGTTCCATTACTTTGTTTACGATTCGCATATCCTCTTGGGTAACAGATTGTAGCCATCCTTTTTGATATGGATAACGACCGAATTGAACCGTTTCTTCCACTGTAAATGAGAAGGCTTGGTCCGTTTTCTGCGGTAGAACAGCCATTTTTTGCGCAAGCGCCTTTGGACGATAGGATTGAATCAGTTGACCGCTCAGGCGTACTTCACCACTATCAGGTTCCAGCAACCCAGAGATCATTTTAAGCAAGGTCGACTTCCCGCTTCCATTTGGACCAAGTATACCGAGAAATTCCCCTTGATTTACCTCAAAACTGATGCCACGTATGACCTCTTTCTCTCCATATCCACCTTTGATTTCCTTCACTTGAATCATAGATGCGTCCCTCCTCTGTATTTACGGATGAGGATGATGCCGAATACAGGGGCACCAATTAACGCTGTGATGATGCCGATCGGTAATTCAGTCGGCTCAATGATCGTACGTGATAACACGTCTGCTAAAACGAGAAAGGAAGCGCCATTCAGCATAGACAAAGGCAGGAGGTGCCGGTGGTCTGTGATCGCTAAGAGGCGAATAAAATGCGGAATCACAAGTCCCACAAACCCAATTGTCCCTGACACTGCTACTGCACTACCAGTCAGAATCGATCCAGCAAGCAGCACGATATATTTGCTCCTTTTCACATGTACACCTAATAGCTTTGCCTTCTCCTCGCCATACGTCATGACATTCAAATCTCGCCCCATCAGCATTAATGCAAAGGTCCCAATCAGAAAGAAAGGAAGGAAAAGCACAATATAGCGCCAGCCCCTCATGGACACACTCCCAAGAAGCCAATGAATAATCTCTTTTAAATCATCACCCGTTAAGGCAATCATCAATGATATAAGCGCTCCCAAAAAAGAACTGAAAATCACCCCTGTTAAAATTAAAGAGGAGATGCTCATCCCCCGATGGACAAGACGCGCAAAAAAGAGGACGAGACATAGGGTCACAAGCGCTGTTGTCATACTGAAAAAAGGCAGTGTGAAACTGCCGAGCAAAGGGAGCTGCAAACTGAAAAATAGGGTCGCGACGGCTCCAACTGATGCCCCTTGTGATACACCCAGTGTATATGGGTCAGCAAGAGGATTTTTTAATAAACCTTGAAATGCTGCACCAGATAACGCCAGCGCTGCTCCGACTAATGCCGCTAATATCACTCTCGGCAGCCGGATATTCATCATAATATTGCGATCAATTGAATCTATTGTGCCTATCTGCACACCGAATAGTTCATGAACAAATATACGGAGAATAGAAGGAATGGGAATCCCTAAGCTTCCAAAGGAGATTCCCATTCCAATGCTCACCACAAGAAGTAAAGCACTTAGTGTGTATGCGATGATGAATTTATTTGAACGTGTCAGGATAGATGCTTTTCGCAAGAGCCTCGACTCCTTCAACCAATCGCGGTCCCGGTCTTGATGCGAGATCCGTATTCAATTGAAAGACTTGTTTTTCCTTCACTGCTTTGATCGCATTCCAGCCGTCTCTCTTTTTCAGATCAGCTAAGCTGGAACCATCAATTGTGACGATTACGTCAGGGTTTCGTTTGATAATCGATTCTTCTGTCATTTGCACCCAGCCAGTTTGATCACCAGCAGCATTTTTCGCATGGATAACAGAAAGCATTTCATCCATAAATGTATGAGTACCTGTTGTATAAATTTCAGGCGTACCTGAAACTTCAACAAAGACTGTTTTTTGTTTGTCTTTCGAGATCGCCTCTGCTTGTTTCTTGATGTGATTCAATTTTGCTTTCATCTCGTCTACAAGCTTTGTTGATGCTTCTTTTGCACCTGTTGCTTCACCGATCGTATTGATCGATTTGTACACATCCTTAAAGGAAGTGGCATCATTTACAGTCAGTACTTGAATTCCTGCATCCTCTAGCTGTTTAAATCCCTCTTTTGATCCCATCTGCGAGGCATGAGCTAGTACAAGATCAGGCTTTAAGGAAATCACCTTCTCGACATTGAATTCAAGTCCGCCAATCTTCTCTACCTTTTCAACTTCCTTTGGATAATTGTCAAAATCAGATCGTCCAACCATTTTATCTCCAAGACCAAGCGCATAGGCAACCTCTGTATTACTTGGAATTAATGAGACAATACGTTTAGGCTGTTCTTTGATTTCGACTGTTTTACCAGCTGCATCTTTAATCGAGACAGGAAATGCCGCAGCCGCTGTTTCGTTATTTTGTGAACTCTTTGCTTTATGGTCTGTTTCAGCACCTGCACATCCTGCTAAAACACCCATCACAAGCAATAGCGATAGCCAAATGGCCGTTAACTTTTTCATGAATGAACCCCCTGATTTATGTACTGCTTGACGAAAGCTCTTCCGTCAATTCTTTTCTAATTTCGGGAATATTATACTACAGTGCAGTTAGGTTGTATATGTGATTTCTAAAAGCGTCTTTTTCGTTCTGATAAAAGAAAAACAGCCTCTAATAAGACTGTTTTACGCCCATCTATTTATTAATTTGTTCCCCATTGATGACAACTTTCTGAAAAGAAGGCGCTACTGCATTCTCCAAAGAAAGTGGATACGTCACATGGTCTATGACACAATTTTTCATGTTGAAGTTTGTCACGGGGGAATGTGAGTAGGCGGCTATTTTCACACCATATCGTCCGCCGCTGCTTTTCAGTCCTTCCACTTGAATATGACGTACAACAGGACGATGTGGACCCGCATCCCCTTCCTCATACATCATGTCGATACAGACCACTTCATGCTTTAAGCTTTTGACTGTGTTGTTTTTAAAGTAAATATGTTCAATGGTACCGCCTCTGACAGAGTTGGTTTTAATCCGCAGTGCCCGGTCAAGGTTCGGACTATCCATGACATTATTCTCTGCATAGATATACCTTACCCCGCCAGAGATTTCACTCCCAATCGTCACTCCGCCGTGTCCATCACGCATCTCATTTCTACGAATAACAATGTTTTCAGATGGAATCCCTATTCTCCGTCCGTCCTCGTTCCTTCCAGATTTGATGGCAATACAATCGTCGCCATTATCAAAATAACAATCTTCAATGAGCACATTCCGGCAAGACTCCGGATTGACACCATCTGTGTTTGGTCCATGCCCGATAATATGAACTCCACGGACAATCACAAGTTCACTTAGTACAGGGTGAATTTGCCACATCGGTGAATCCTTCACTGTCACTCCCTCAATAAGAACTTGCTGACATTGGTAGGGCTGGATAAAGCTTGATCTTAAATAATGCCCTTCTCCAAACACTCTTTCTTCTACTGGTATTCTCTTTTCAGCCATGTCAAATAGAAGCTGACGATCCCGATCTTGAGAAGGCTGGCCATTCGTGCCATATTTCCAAGGCCACCAATGATGCTCATCTCCTCTGCCATCAAGCGTTCCAGCTCCTGTAATGGCGATGTTTTCTGCATGGTGTGCATAAATGAGAGGTGAATAATTATAAAGCTCAACCCCTTCATATCTTGTCAGTACAAGCGGCAGATAATCCTTTCGGTTTTGGCTGAATGCCACATACGCTTTCTCATGCAAATGCAGCTCTACATGACTCTTCAATTCTAGCGCACCTGTCACAAACGTCCCTTCTGGAATCAGCACACGTCCCCCTTTCAAACGGTGCGCATCATCAATGGCAGACTGGATAGCATCTGTTGAAAGCTCGGTTCCTTTTGCATCTGCCCCATAATGAACCACATTAAATTCACGATCAGGGAACAGTGGTGCTTTTATCTGCTTTAACACTTGATCGATTCCGTTTGCTTCTTTGTCTTTCTTCCCTTGCCTTGCTAAACGAGTGAGTCCGATTCCTGTGAGTACCGTTCCTGCTGTGATATACATCAAATCCCGTTTTCTAGACACATTCTCATCCCCCAGTCGCCTTAAAGTGTGACACCTGTTTTGAAAATAGCCAGCTCTCTAAAATTGTTTTTTTCATGATTCAATAGCTTCCCGCTCGCCACATCAATGACAGTTGAAATAAATTTTTCTAACACAATATCTTCTGGTACATCTTCAAGCAGTTCTCCCGCATTAAAGTCAATCCAATGTTTTTTTGTTTCATATAAGGCTGTATTCGTCGAGACCTTCATTGTTGGGACAAACGTGCCGAATGGTGTCCCTCTGCCTGTTGTAAAAAGAACCAACTGACAGCCAGAAGCGGCAAGAGCAGATGAAGCAACCAAATCATTTCCTGGTGCACTTAATAAATTTAGACCCTTTCGCTTCAGCAATTCCCCATATTTCAATACATCTTGAATGTCAGAAGTTCCTGCTTTTTGTGTACAACCGAGAGATTTATCCTCTAATGTCGAAATTCCACCTGCTTTATTTCCCGGGGAAGGATTTTCATATACTGGCTGTCGATGATCCATGAAGTATTGTTTAAAGTCATTGATCATTTGCACAATATTGTCGAAAGTCGCTTCTGATTCCGCTCTCTCCATTAAAATCGTTTCTGCTCCAAACATTTCGGGCACTTCTGTTAACACTGTCGTGCCGCCTTGAGCAACAATAAAATCGGACAGCCTTCCTAAAAGCGGATTTGCGGTAATGCCGGAGAATCCATCTGATCCCCCGCACTTCAAGCCGATTTTCAGCTCAGATAACGGGATTTCTTCACGGTGATCTTCTTTCGCTGCCTCATAAATTTCCTTGAGTAAAGCGACTCCCACCTCAATCTCATCTCCTACTTCTTGGCTTCTTAAAAATTTCACTCTCTCATGGTCATATTCACCTAATGTAGACTGAAAATCTTCAATGTCGTTATTTTCACAACCAAGTCCGAGGACGAGCACTCCTCCAGCATTGGGATGCTTCACGGCATTTTGTAAAATGATTTTTGTATTCTCATGATCGTCCCCAAGCTGTGAGCATCCATAATTGTGCTTTAATACAAGAGCTGTTTCAAACGGATGGATGCTTCCGCCCATTTCAGCGGTAAAAATTTGAATGATTTGATCGGCGATGCCATTTACGCATCCAACGGTTGGGACAATCCAAAGCTCATTGCGAATCCCGCTTTCCCCATTTTTTCGTTTATATCCTTTAAATGTAAGATTCGTTTTTTCATAGGGGTTATTTGTAAATGAAGGCTCGTATTCATAATCGAGCTTGCCTGATAGATTGGTTTTGATGTTATGTGTATGCACCCATTCTCCAGCAGAAATGGCAGTCGTTGCATGCCCAATGGGGTAACCGTATTTCATGATATTCTCTCTTTGCTTGATATCAGCCAATGCAAACTTATGACCTTTGGCGATGGTCTCTTTTAAAATAACGGAATGATCTTGATGATGTAGCTCCTCCCCTTGTTCAAGCACTTTTAAAGCAATACCGACATTATCTGAAGGGTGAATCACAATAAAATCTTTCATGCCTTCTCCCCCTGACTTTCATATTGATGCTGCAGCATTCGTTGAACAGCCGCTCTCATCCCTTGCTCCTTTATGAGGGTAAGCTGATCAGCTACAGCGTGAACCAAATCATTTATATCCGTTAAATTTCTCCCCCATAATTTTTCACATGATAGAATCTTTGCTGCGATCGCTTCATTAGATTGGTTCTCTTCTTCAAAGGCTTCCTTCATGAATGCCAGTACAGTCTCATCATCCTTTATCTTTTCTGCATGTGCTCTGTAAAAATAAATGAGGCTGCTGAGTGAAAACACGAGTTTCATTGGCAGCTGTTTCTTTTGCTCAACATAATCGAGCAATGACGGAAGAATACGGGTTCGAAACTTAGATACACCATTAAGCGCAATATCCAGCAATTGATGCTTCACAAATGGATTGCAAAATCGATCCCAAACCGATTGTGTATAAAGAAGAAGCTCACCTCGAGAAAGCTCAAGCCCTGGCAGTATTTCCTCCTCCAGCATCCGCCGGATGAACGGGCCAACATCCTCATCATCCACAGCCTCTTTTACAGTTTCTACCCCGCATGAGTAAGCGATTGGCACCATCGCTGTATGGGCACCGTTTAAAATCCGTACCTTGCTCATGCGATAAGGCGCAATATCCTCTACAAAAAGGACATTTAAACCTGCTTCTTGAAAGGGAAGCTCTTTTTGTACGAAGACAGGTGCTTCAATAACAAAGAGGTGATAGTATTCTGCCGTGACAAGCAACTCGTCGATATATCCCTCTTCCTTTTGAACAATTTCAGCTGCTTCCTTAGAAAACCCAGGAACGATCCGATCCACAAGCGTATTACAAAACGTATTGGCTTCCTTGATCCATGTGATAAACGCAAGCGGCAGGTCCCACTCAGTTGCCATGTCTATCACATATTCCTTCAAGCGATCACCGTTATGTTCGACCAGTTCACATGGAAGGATGATCAGCCCTTTTTGTTCATCTCCAGCAAATGCTTTAAACCTGTGATATAGGAACGCCGTCAGCTTTCCTGGAAAACTCGCTTGCGGTCGATCCTCCAAGCGATCCGCCTTTCTGAACATAAGCCCTGCCTCTGTCGTGTTGGAGAAGACAAAGCGGAGATCGGGGTTTTCAGCTACTTGTAAAAAAACATCATAATCCGTATACGTACTGATTCCTCTGCTGATCGATTGAATGACCATCCGCTCATTCATTTCTTGCTGGTCATGATAGCCCTGTATACATAATGTGTATAAGCCATCTTGTTCATTTAAAGCTGCAACAGATCCTTTTCTCGGGGGAACAACAACAGCTCTTCCTTTAAAATCTGTGCAGTCGTTCAGCTTTTGGATGTGCCA
Encoded proteins:
- a CDS encoding NtaA/DmoA family FMN-dependent monooxygenase (This protein belongs to a clade of FMN-dependent monooxygenases, within a broader family of flavin-dependent oxidoreductases, the luciferase-like monooxygenase (LMM) family, some of whose members use coenzyme F420 rather than FMN.), whose product is MNKKRQLCIGLSLSATWLKGKGWRHPSSMVEHLFSTNFYVELAKIAEMAKLDFLFKPDALVLNIESLDHSPGFGGLDPTVLLASIAHETDRIGLVSTASTTFNPPYVVARQLQSLHWISNGRAGWNIVTSIDGAENFSHSPMPTSEERYKKAMEFTDVVRKLWESYPNEALLINRTTGQFTDRERISSIQHEGHFFHIKGPLNVPAHPSGTIPLFQAGASEMGRDFAASTADAMFAATPDIASGIELRKDMRRRACKHGRQADDIRVLPGLYFFLGKTRDEAHEMYREAHSHLSTAQGYAAIQSILGLDIRHLPLDQPVPTDMLQGIDEQVRSQTHADLLRRLIVQTQPTVRELLSRPEVIESAHWVIVGTAHDAQGEITRWFETGALDGFIALPGSVQSLELFFDELVPLLVQHGLFRSEYTGSTLREHLGMK
- a CDS encoding ABC transporter substrate-binding protein, which codes for MNKKLMIIGFISLLMLIMVACGGGDKPKQSTTVSGSKNAGIEDSGDTATKTIEYLGKKYTLPKKTEKIVITGAMEAMEDAVVLDVHPAGAISVGGKFPKIFASITSDSESIGEKQQPNFEKILKLKPDVILGSSKFQQVVLNKLEKIAPTIPISHIATNWEANLELMADLTGKQKKANKILTQYKTDVKDAKASLKEKLKDKKVAIIRIRGAQAFVYPEDVYFNPVLYKELDLTVPQPVSLAKTQEAISVEQLGEMNPDYLFVQFSTDENQEAQQAFDDMKKNPVIQNMTAFKKDQVYINVVHPLLEGGPAYSRIQFLEALQQQLENK
- a CDS encoding NAD(P)/FAD-dependent oxidoreductase, whose protein sequence is MQDMEVYDVTIIGGGPAGLFSAFYSGLREMKTKLIEFQPFLGGKVHVYPEKMIWDIGGLTPVPGSQLIDQIVAQGLTFEPKVVLGEKVTSLSQDERGHFVLHTASNQKHYSKTVILAVGGGILKPIKLDIEGAERFEVQNLHYTVKSLARFKDKTVLISGGGNSAIDWANELEPIAKQVYLTYRKEALKGHEAQISHLKNSSVQFLLHTSIEKLIAADDHERIKTVVLKNNQDDALFDLAIDEVIINHGYERDKELLANSTIKLEQKDYWIAGTPLSETSVRGIYAAGDILHHEGKLHLIAGAFQDAANAVNQAKQYVMPDASARGMVSSHNDIFIQKNKELMKHLYTK
- a CDS encoding cob(I)yrinic acid a,c-diamide adenosyltransferase, which codes for MKLYTKTGDQGQTGLIGGRADKDDVRVEAYGMLDEANSFIGLAHAHLRQHGELFQDILSELIVIQHELFDCGGDLAVVKPPKEGKLTEASVAVLEQRMDDYVEEAAPLTKFILPGGQEGAALLHVARTVVRRAERHMVTLAKQEEIPAVALTYVNRLSDYLFAAARIVNHRLGEADVEYERSANVFRSK
- a CDS encoding heme ABC transporter ATP-binding protein is translated as MIQVKEIKGGYGEKEVIRGISFEVNQGEFLGILGPNGSGKSTLLKMISGLLEPDSGEVRLSGQLIQSYRPKALAQKMAVLPQKTDQAFSFTVEETVQFGRYPYQKGWLQSVTQEDMRIVNKVMEQTDVAQFKNQSIHELSGGEQQRVYLAQALAQQPEYLLLDEPTSFLDLAYQKDLLDLIKEETTSSRLTVIGVFHDVNIASLYCDRLLLLGEGKTEIVGLPHHVLTPERINRVYETDVTPLQHPRRANPQLIIEPAGASVASNAKLADGWKTYGGEGMTFSLKQPLRILSSHQKKGGFFWKRSLGTGSDMLRDELDDREGLLFYNLTSGPKQFAAEDTDDDMVLYGMRHQEELTIWLVLKESISDGSSVQLMGQLVHMIKQETRMSIHHLCIAAAGMQETEGDEHLHERLKQKVHLLLYSLNAI
- a CDS encoding FecCD family ABC transporter permease, producing MRKASILTRSNKFIIAYTLSALLLVVSIGMGISFGSLGIPIPSILRIFVHELFGVQIGTIDSIDRNIMMNIRLPRVILAALVGAALALSGAAFQGLLKNPLADPYTLGVSQGASVGAVATLFFSLQLPLLGSFTLPFFSMTTALVTLCLVLFFARLVHRGMSISSLILTGVIFSSFLGALISLMIALTGDDLKEIIHWLLGSVSMRGWRYIVLFLPFFLIGTFALMLMGRDLNVMTYGEEKAKLLGVHVKRSKYIVLLAGSILTGSAVAVSGTIGFVGLVIPHFIRLLAITDHRHLLPLSMLNGASFLVLADVLSRTIIEPTELPIGIITALIGAPVFGIILIRKYRGGTHL
- a CDS encoding ABC transporter substrate-binding protein, which codes for MKKLTAIWLSLLLVMGVLAGCAGAETDHKAKSSQNNETAAAAFPVSIKDAAGKTVEIKEQPKRIVSLIPSNTEVAYALGLGDKMVGRSDFDNYPKEVEKVEKIGGLEFNVEKVISLKPDLVLAHASQMGSKEGFKQLEDAGIQVLTVNDATSFKDVYKSINTIGEATGAKEASTKLVDEMKAKLNHIKKQAEAISKDKQKTVFVEVSGTPEIYTTGTHTFMDEMLSVIHAKNAAGDQTGWVQMTEESIIKRNPDVIVTIDGSSLADLKKRDGWNAIKAVKEKQVFQLNTDLASRPGPRLVEGVEALAKSIYPDTFK
- a CDS encoding glycoside hydrolase family 28 protein, yielding MSRKRDLMYITAGTVLTGIGLTRLARQGKKDKEANGIDQVLKQIKAPLFPDREFNVVHYGADAKGTELSTDAIQSAIDDAHRLKGGRVLIPEGTFVTGALELKSHVELHLHEKAYVAFSQNRKDYLPLVLTRYEGVELYNYSPLIYAHHAENIAITGAGTLDGRGDEHHWWPWKYGTNGQPSQDRDRQLLFDMAEKRIPVEERVFGEGHYLRSSFIQPYQCQQVLIEGVTVKDSPMWQIHPVLSELVIVRGVHIIGHGPNTDGVNPESCRNVLIEDCYFDNGDDCIAIKSGRNEDGRRIGIPSENIVIRRNEMRDGHGGVTIGSEISGGVRYIYAENNVMDSPNLDRALRIKTNSVRGGTIEHIYFKNNTVKSLKHEVVCIDMMYEEGDAGPHRPVVRHIQVEGLKSSGGRYGVKIAAYSHSPVTNFNMKNCVIDHVTYPLSLENAVAPSFQKVVINGEQINK
- a CDS encoding UxaA family hydrolase; protein product: MKDFIVIHPSDNVGIALKVLEQGEELHHQDHSVILKETIAKGHKFALADIKQRENIMKYGYPIGHATTAISAGEWVHTHNIKTNLSGKLDYEYEPSFTNNPYEKTNLTFKGYKRKNGESGIRNELWIVPTVGCVNGIADQIIQIFTAEMGGSIHPFETALVLKHNYGCSQLGDDHENTKIILQNAVKHPNAGGVLVLGLGCENNDIEDFQSTLGEYDHERVKFLRSQEVGDEIEVGVALLKEIYEAAKEDHREEIPLSELKIGLKCGGSDGFSGITANPLLGRLSDFIVAQGGTTVLTEVPEMFGAETILMERAESEATFDNIVQMINDFKQYFMDHRQPVYENPSPGNKAGGISTLEDKSLGCTQKAGTSDIQDVLKYGELLKRKGLNLLSAPGNDLVASSALAASGCQLVLFTTGRGTPFGTFVPTMKVSTNTALYETKKHWIDFNAGELLEDVPEDIVLEKFISTVIDVASGKLLNHEKNNFRELAIFKTGVTL